Proteins encoded by one window of Candidatus Endowatersipora endosymbiont of Watersipora subatra:
- a CDS encoding DUF1127 domain-containing protein — protein MRLFNNIRTWNRIRQTRIQLSNLSNRELNDIGISRGDIPFVARDAVSRK, from the coding sequence ATGAGATTATTCAATAATATCCGTACTTGGAATCGAATTCGTCAGACACGGATTCAATTGAGCAACCTGTCTAACCGTGAGCTGAACGACATAGGTATATCCCGCGGTGATATTCCATTCGTAGCAAGGGATGCTGTTTCAAGGAAGTAA
- the cobT gene encoding nicotinate-nucleotide--dimethylbenzimidazole phosphoribosyltransferase, with translation MNSSNLSLDDIRNFLNHLPGPDTSAAHLVIERDLTLTKPLGSLGKLEEIAIWLASWTGCQPKINYPLVAIFSSNHGVTKQGISRFSPEVTAQMVTNFRNGGAAINQICIANNLNLKVLDLRLERPTADISQKAAMDEPTCAESIDWGMESISIGTDLLCIGEMGIGNTTIASAIYYALFGGTAEDWVGPGTGLDTKGIALKVDVINRAVKLHKKHLNDSLEVLCCLGGREIAAMVGAILAGRLKRIPVVIDGFVASAAAALLYAFNSKALDHCLFGHLSAEPAHLKALKIMNKIPLLDLGMRLGEGTGAALAAGIIRAAAQCHSGMATFPNLP, from the coding sequence ATGAATTCTTCCAATCTTAGTCTCGATGATATACGCAATTTTCTGAATCATTTGCCTGGACCTGATACCAGTGCAGCCCATTTAGTTATAGAACGAGATCTTACTTTAACAAAACCACTCGGGTCACTAGGCAAACTTGAGGAAATTGCTATATGGTTGGCAAGCTGGACGGGGTGTCAACCTAAAATCAACTATCCTTTGGTAGCTATTTTTTCCAGTAATCATGGAGTTACAAAACAAGGCATTTCTCGTTTTTCTCCTGAAGTAACAGCACAGATGGTAACCAATTTTAGAAACGGTGGGGCGGCAATCAACCAAATTTGCATTGCTAACAATCTCAATCTCAAAGTTTTAGATTTGAGACTGGAGAGACCAACTGCTGATATTAGCCAAAAAGCTGCTATGGATGAGCCAACTTGTGCCGAAAGTATAGATTGGGGTATGGAATCAATTTCCATTGGCACGGATTTACTATGCATCGGCGAAATGGGTATTGGTAATACAACAATTGCTTCTGCCATCTATTATGCTTTATTTGGAGGAACTGCAGAAGACTGGGTTGGTCCAGGAACGGGTCTTGATACTAAAGGAATTGCACTCAAAGTAGATGTGATCAATCGTGCTGTTAAACTTCATAAAAAGCATCTAAACGATTCTCTAGAAGTTCTATGCTGCCTTGGCGGCCGAGAAATCGCTGCTATGGTCGGTGCAATCCTCGCCGGACGACTCAAGAGAATCCCTGTTGTTATCGATGGATTTGTTGCCAGTGCCGCGGCTGCATTGCTTTATGCATTCAATTCAAAAGCACTCGATCATTGTTTGTTTGGGCATCTCTCTGCTGAGCCAGCTCATCTAAAGGCACTCAAAATAATGAATAAAATACCTTTGCTTGATCTTGGTATGCGGTTAGGAGAAGGGACGGGAGCAGCGCTAGCAGCTGGTATTATCAGAGCAGCTGCGCAGTGCCATTCAGGGATGGCTACCTTTCCGAATCTTCCATAG
- a CDS encoding adenosylcobinamide-GDP ribazoletransferase, with protein sequence MSIQFLSRLPIKRFNLKKTPDFASTAYAFPLAGIIIALPMGLIIVLATQTTMPDMVIAFLAVITMTVTTGALHEDGLADMVDGFWGSNEREKKLLIMRESTVGTYGVLVLVITSGLRIVLITTLLQKLSCSIAILLMIAVASLSRAAILIPWILLPPARAPMKEKNQLCKNQFSLSIIFGKPNSSAYLPTTLCSFPAIFILFTASGFLPGLCALLTAILMTQYIVSLSRRHISGCTGDILGATQQISELGLLLGFISVL encoded by the coding sequence GTGAGCATACAATTCTTATCACGGTTGCCTATAAAAAGATTCAATCTTAAAAAGACTCCTGATTTTGCCAGTACTGCTTACGCTTTTCCTCTTGCTGGAATCATAATTGCTTTGCCTATGGGACTTATTATAGTTCTGGCAACGCAAACAACCATGCCTGACATGGTTATTGCCTTCTTGGCTGTCATCACCATGACTGTGACGACCGGTGCTTTGCATGAAGATGGTCTCGCCGATATGGTGGATGGGTTTTGGGGCAGCAATGAACGAGAAAAAAAATTGTTGATCATGCGGGAGAGTACCGTTGGGACTTATGGTGTTCTCGTGCTCGTTATAACTAGTGGATTACGTATTGTACTCATTACGACTCTACTCCAAAAATTGTCTTGCAGCATTGCTATCTTATTAATGATTGCAGTAGCGAGTCTTTCACGTGCAGCAATTCTTATACCCTGGATTCTCCTGCCACCAGCAAGAGCTCCGATGAAGGAAAAGAACCAATTGTGTAAAAATCAATTCAGTCTTTCTATAATCTTCGGTAAACCGAATTCTTCTGCATATCTTCCTACAACGCTTTGCTCTTTTCCTGCGATATTTATTTTATTCACTGCTAGTGGATTCCTTCCCGGACTCTGCGCTTTATTGACTGCTATCCTTATGACTCAATATATTGTAAGTCTTTCCCGTCGTCATATCAGTGGCTGTACAGGTGACATATTAGGAGCAACACAGCAAATATCAGAATTAGGATTGTTATTAGGTTTTATCTCAGTTCTCTAG
- the rpsO gene encoding 30S ribosomal protein S15, whose amino-acid sequence MSITVGRKAELIKEYSKHEGDSGSPEVQVSILTERINNLTQHFKFHNKDNHSRRGLLKMVANRRSLLDYAKRENEERYQSLIQRLGIRR is encoded by the coding sequence ATGTCTATTACGGTCGGGCGTAAAGCTGAGCTTATTAAGGAATATTCAAAACATGAAGGTGATTCGGGGTCTCCGGAAGTTCAGGTTTCCATTCTGACTGAACGTATCAACAATTTAACTCAACATTTCAAGTTTCACAACAAGGATAATCACTCACGCCGCGGATTACTTAAAATGGTTGCTAATCGTCGTTCCCTTCTTGATTATGCTAAGCGCGAAAATGAAGAACGGTATCAGTCACTCATCCAGAGGCTAGGTATTCGTCGCTAG
- the pnp gene encoding polyribonucleotide nucleotidyltransferase — MFERHIVETKWGGRSLTLESGRIARQADGSVLVTYGETTVMCSVVFDKLPKPEYDFFPLTVNYVEKTYAAGRIPGGFFKREARPSENETLVCRLIDRSIRPLFSRGYKNDTQVICTILSHDMENNPDIVAMIATSAALMISGIPFQGPIGSARVGFIDDKYVLNPNIDDMLDSELDLVVAGTDNAILMVESEAKILSEEIMLGAVMFGQKELQPVINAVVQLAQKCAKKPHEHIVKDHSSLEERMKTLIGKDIENAYKISDKKERYAALEIAKEKAKEALLTNEDGEGETLTDVFESVQSSFVRSSIIKTGQRIDGRTLSMVRPIESEVGILPRTHGSALFTRGETQAIVVATLGTADDEQFIDSLTGNYKENFLLHYNFPPYSVGETGRIGFTSRREIGHGKLAWRAVRGVLPSKEEFPYTLRAVSEITESNGSSSMATVCGASLAFMDAGVPLKAPVAGIAMGLIKEGDDFVILSDILGDEDHLGDMDFKVAGTSKGITSLQMDIKVTGITEEIMKAALDQAQKGREYILGEMNKAISVGRPELRDFAPRIESFRIPTEKIREVIGSGGKVIREIVEKTGAKVNIEDDGIVKVSSSRAQDIDAAVSWIRSITDDPEVGCIYQGAVVKTVDFGAFVNFFGTRDGLVHISQLVDKRVGKTTDVVNEGDNVWVKLIGFDDRGKFRLSMKVVDQKTGLSLPSQRERSSKSSR, encoded by the coding sequence ATTTTTGAAAGACACATTGTAGAAACGAAATGGGGAGGACGCTCACTGACGTTAGAATCAGGTCGAATTGCTCGTCAAGCCGATGGGAGCGTACTAGTAACTTATGGCGAAACTACAGTTATGTGTAGTGTAGTTTTTGATAAACTTCCTAAGCCTGAATATGATTTTTTTCCTCTCACTGTCAATTATGTCGAGAAAACCTATGCTGCCGGTCGAATTCCTGGTGGGTTCTTTAAGCGTGAAGCCCGCCCTTCAGAAAATGAAACGCTCGTCTGCCGTTTGATTGATCGTTCTATTCGTCCTCTATTTTCTCGTGGTTATAAAAACGATACACAAGTTATTTGCACTATATTATCACATGATATGGAGAATAATCCAGATATCGTGGCTATGATTGCAACATCAGCGGCTTTGATGATATCTGGTATTCCTTTTCAGGGGCCTATTGGTAGTGCCCGTGTTGGTTTTATCGATGATAAATATGTACTGAATCCGAATATTGATGATATGCTAGACAGTGAACTGGACCTCGTAGTTGCCGGCACTGATAATGCAATCTTGATGGTCGAATCGGAAGCCAAAATCCTATCCGAAGAGATCATGCTGGGTGCTGTGATGTTTGGTCAAAAAGAACTACAACCTGTTATTAATGCAGTTGTTCAACTCGCTCAAAAATGTGCCAAAAAACCTCATGAACATATTGTAAAAGATCATTCCTCTCTTGAAGAAAGAATGAAGACTCTGATTGGCAAAGACATTGAGAATGCCTACAAGATCTCAGATAAAAAAGAGCGTTATGCTGCTCTTGAGATCGCGAAAGAGAAAGCGAAAGAGGCTCTTTTAACGAACGAAGACGGAGAAGGTGAAACACTAACCGATGTTTTTGAGAGTGTTCAGTCCAGTTTTGTACGTAGTTCGATCATCAAAACAGGTCAACGCATTGATGGTCGGACTCTATCAATGGTTCGTCCTATTGAATCAGAAGTAGGAATTTTACCAAGGACGCACGGTTCAGCATTATTTACACGTGGTGAAACACAAGCCATCGTTGTTGCAACACTGGGTACAGCTGATGATGAACAGTTTATTGATTCACTAACAGGTAATTATAAAGAAAATTTTCTACTACACTATAATTTTCCTCCTTACTCAGTTGGTGAAACCGGTCGCATTGGATTTACTTCGCGTCGTGAAATCGGTCATGGTAAGCTGGCCTGGCGAGCTGTCCGTGGAGTCCTACCTTCAAAAGAAGAATTTCCTTATACATTAAGGGCTGTCTCTGAAATTACGGAGTCTAATGGTTCATCTTCTATGGCAACTGTTTGTGGTGCATCTCTAGCTTTTATGGATGCAGGTGTTCCTCTAAAAGCTCCCGTTGCAGGTATAGCAATGGGATTGATCAAAGAAGGAGATGACTTCGTTATTTTGTCTGATATCTTAGGAGATGAAGATCATCTAGGTGATATGGATTTTAAGGTTGCAGGAACATCAAAAGGTATCACATCCCTTCAGATGGATATTAAAGTAACAGGTATTACTGAAGAAATAATGAAGGCAGCATTGGATCAAGCTCAGAAGGGCCGAGAATATATACTTGGAGAAATGAATAAAGCTATCAGTGTCGGTCGCCCGGAGCTTCGTGACTTTGCCCCACGTATTGAGAGCTTTAGGATACCAACTGAAAAGATTCGTGAAGTTATCGGATCGGGCGGTAAAGTGATACGAGAAATTGTAGAGAAAACCGGCGCCAAAGTCAATATCGAAGATGACGGTATTGTAAAAGTATCATCGTCAAGAGCACAAGACATTGATGCCGCTGTATCATGGATTCGGTCGATTACAGATGATCCAGAAGTTGGGTGTATTTATCAAGGAGCTGTTGTTAAAACAGTCGATTTTGGTGCCTTTGTCAATTTTTTTGGTACCCGCGATGGGCTCGTTCATATTTCTCAGCTTGTTGATAAACGCGTTGGAAAAACTACCGATGTTGTCAATGAAGGTGACAATGTTTGGGTCAAGCTTATCGGCTTCGATGATCGTGGAAAATTTCGTCTTTCAATGAAAGTTGTTGATCAGAAAACAGGGCTCTCTCTCCCTTCTCAAAGGGAACGATCATCAAAATCATCTCGTTGA
- the hspQ gene encoding heat shock protein HspQ: MIKIARFEIGQVVRHRIYPFRGIVFDVDPVFDNSEEWYDSIPEELRPSKEQPFYHLLAENEESEYIAYVSEENLISDEHGSPLRHHQISELFQLNKDGKYIMRGDLMH, from the coding sequence ATGATCAAAATTGCAAGATTTGAGATAGGGCAAGTCGTTAGACATCGGATCTATCCGTTTCGTGGTATCGTTTTTGATGTTGATCCTGTTTTTGATAATTCTGAAGAATGGTATGATTCAATACCTGAAGAGCTACGCCCCTCAAAAGAACAGCCCTTTTACCATCTGTTAGCTGAAAATGAGGAAAGTGAATACATTGCCTATGTGTCAGAAGAAAATTTAATTTCAGATGAACACGGTAGCCCCTTACGTCACCACCAAATCTCTGAACTATTTCAGTTAAATAAAGATGGAAAATATATTATGCGTGGCGATCTCATGCATTGA
- a CDS encoding invasion associated locus B family protein, with amino-acid sequence MLIFVVLMSILTTSSFADNNVIGWAKICTKVNRNDICNVQYNILTNTGHLITGVNLLQSTGRLNRRIFQIAVPSGRYVPEGIKMKIDNGKESTLPYSICLSERCVAEVTLTDSIIEELKTGNVLVLTSTNFRTEKNPVNISLKGFTDSFEGPPLKRHEFEERNQKLERELRKKAEKTLLKLEEVQEKAKSGG; translated from the coding sequence ATGTTAATATTTGTAGTGTTAATGAGTATATTAACTACTTCCTCCTTTGCGGATAACAATGTCATAGGATGGGCCAAAATCTGTACTAAAGTTAATAGAAATGATATTTGCAATGTTCAATATAATATTTTGACGAATACAGGACACTTGATAACCGGCGTTAATCTGTTACAGTCAACGGGGAGGTTAAACCGTCGTATTTTTCAAATTGCAGTTCCTTCAGGTCGTTATGTTCCTGAGGGGATTAAGATGAAAATTGATAATGGGAAAGAAAGTACATTACCTTACTCAATATGCTTATCTGAGCGTTGTGTTGCTGAAGTTACATTAACAGATAGTATAATTGAGGAGCTTAAAACCGGTAACGTTCTTGTTTTGACATCAACAAACTTTCGCACCGAGAAAAATCCAGTCAACATTTCTCTCAAAGGATTTACGGATTCTTTCGAAGGACCGCCGCTCAAACGCCATGAGTTTGAAGAGCGCAATCAAAAACTTGAAAGAGAGCTCAGAAAGAAAGCAGAAAAAACTTTGCTAAAACTTGAGGAAGTACAAGAAAAAGCTAAGTCCGGAGGATAA
- a CDS encoding Lrp/AsnC family transcriptional regulator, with protein sequence MKALDTIDQSILSELQSDARLPNVTLANRVGLSPSACSRRVDALEKSGIIKGYHARLSLQGLGHPIVVIVCITLEGQSVTHLSAFEAAVKECPNVLVCYLMSGTSDYLLRVAAKDLEDYERIHKEWLSSMPGVARMTSSFALREVLNNQSINIKAYTKKMSLNQNYTKV encoded by the coding sequence ATGAAGGCGCTAGATACAATTGATCAATCCATTTTAAGTGAGTTGCAGTCTGATGCACGCCTTCCAAATGTAACACTAGCTAACAGAGTCGGTTTATCACCGTCTGCCTGCTCACGTCGTGTAGATGCTTTAGAAAAAAGTGGAATTATCAAGGGATACCATGCTCGGCTTTCTTTACAGGGATTAGGACATCCTATTGTGGTTATTGTTTGTATTACACTCGAAGGCCAATCCGTTACTCATCTCAGCGCATTTGAAGCTGCTGTTAAAGAATGTCCCAATGTTCTTGTATGCTACCTGATGTCGGGTACAAGCGATTATCTGTTACGTGTAGCAGCCAAAGACCTAGAAGATTATGAACGTATTCACAAAGAATGGCTATCGTCAATGCCTGGTGTTGCACGTATGACTTCATCCTTTGCTCTACGCGAAGTCCTTAATAATCAGAGCATTAATATTAAGGCTTATACCAAAAAAATGTCTTTGAATCAGAATTACACAAAGGTCTAA
- the ald gene encoding alanine dehydrogenase: protein MRIGVPKEIKNHEYRVGLTPASVREYISRGHSVFVETGSGFGIGVIDESYRKAGAFIIDTAEEIFASADMIVKVKEPQPTEWGQLREGQILYTYLHLAPDPEQTKGLQESGCTAIAYETVTDSDGGLPLLAPMSEVAGRLSIQAGAITLQKSNGGRGILLGGVPGVVPAKVSIIGGGVVGTHAAKMAVGLGAQVTIIDRSIPRLRQLDNLFGSSVITRYSTLEVVEEETRSSDLVIGAVLIPGATAPKLVTKAMLSNMKPGAVVCDVAIDQGGCFETSHATTHDHPTYEVDGIVHYCVANMPGAVPLTSSTALNNATLLFGLALADKGIEALLDNPNLRTGLNVYCGHITNQAVAEALNKEFEAPESILATLL, encoded by the coding sequence ATGCGTATTGGCGTTCCAAAAGAAATTAAAAATCATGAATATCGTGTAGGCCTAACACCAGCATCTGTTCGTGAATATATATCACGTGGTCATTCAGTTTTTGTGGAAACGGGTTCTGGCTTTGGGATTGGTGTTATTGACGAGTCTTATAGAAAGGCAGGAGCTTTCATTATCGATACTGCTGAGGAAATTTTCGCATCTGCTGATATGATTGTTAAAGTCAAGGAACCCCAGCCAACCGAATGGGGTCAGTTAAGAGAAGGGCAGATTCTTTATACGTACCTTCACTTAGCTCCTGATCCGGAGCAAACCAAGGGTCTTCAGGAGTCAGGATGTACAGCGATTGCCTATGAAACAGTAACTGATTCGGACGGGGGATTGCCATTGTTGGCTCCTATGTCAGAAGTTGCTGGACGTTTGTCCATTCAGGCTGGTGCCATAACTTTACAAAAGTCTAATGGGGGGAGAGGGATCTTGCTAGGAGGTGTACCTGGTGTCGTACCCGCAAAGGTTTCTATCATTGGCGGGGGAGTAGTTGGGACACATGCTGCCAAGATGGCAGTAGGTCTTGGTGCACAAGTGACTATTATTGATCGGTCGATCCCCCGGTTACGTCAGCTGGACAATCTTTTTGGTAGTTCGGTTATCACGCGCTATTCAACCTTGGAGGTTGTGGAGGAAGAGACAAGATCATCAGATCTCGTTATAGGTGCAGTGTTGATTCCAGGCGCTACAGCTCCCAAGCTAGTAACGAAAGCCATGCTAAGCAACATGAAACCTGGTGCTGTTGTATGCGACGTAGCAATTGATCAAGGAGGCTGTTTTGAAACATCTCATGCAACAACTCACGATCATCCAACATATGAAGTAGATGGTATTGTACATTATTGTGTTGCTAATATGCCAGGTGCTGTTCCTTTAACTTCTAGCACCGCACTAAATAATGCGACACTTCTGTTTGGATTGGCTCTAGCTGATAAAGGTATTGAGGCATTGCTTGATAACCCGAATCTCAGAACAGGCCTTAATGTATACTGTGGGCATATTACAAATCAAGCGGTAGCAGAGGCCTTAAACAAGGAATTTGAAGCGCCTGAGTCTATTTTAGCCACGCTATTATAA
- the rpsL gene encoding 30S ribosomal protein S12, which produces MPTINQLVRNPRKVPVKRSKVPAMDRNPQKRGVCTRVYTTTPKKPNSALRKVAKIRLANGFEVIGYIPGEGHNLQEHSVLMIRGGRVKDLPGVRYHVIRGLLDTQGVKGRRQRRSKYGAKRPK; this is translated from the coding sequence ATGCCAACCATAAACCAGTTGGTTCGTAATCCTCGGAAGGTGCCTGTGAAACGTAGTAAGGTTCCTGCAATGGATAGGAATCCACAAAAACGAGGTGTTTGTACTCGAGTTTATACAACAACTCCTAAGAAACCTAATTCGGCACTCCGTAAGGTTGCTAAGATTCGTCTGGCCAATGGTTTTGAGGTCATTGGCTATATTCCTGGTGAAGGTCATAATCTTCAAGAGCACTCTGTTCTCATGATTCGTGGTGGTCGTGTGAAGGATCTTCCAGGTGTTCGCTACCATGTTATTCGTGGTTTATTAGATACACAAGGTGTTAAAGGTCGTAGGCAGCGTCGTTCTAAATACGGTGCTAAGCGTCCGAAGTAG
- the rpsG gene encoding 30S ribosomal protein S7, whose product MSRRHRAERREINPDPKFNDLILSKFMNSIMLDGKKSVAERIVYGALDCVEEKMKGEPLPLFHAALQNIAPEIEVRSRRVGGATYQVPVEVRAERRQALSIRWLISAARKRSETTMVNRLSCEIMDAANGRGSAVKKREDTHRMADANKAFSHYRW is encoded by the coding sequence ATGTCACGTCGTCATCGAGCTGAGAGGAGAGAAATTAATCCAGATCCTAAGTTTAATGATCTGATCCTATCAAAGTTCATGAATTCTATTATGCTGGATGGAAAAAAATCTGTTGCTGAGCGTATAGTTTATGGTGCTCTTGATTGCGTCGAAGAAAAGATGAAAGGAGAGCCTTTACCTTTATTTCATGCTGCTTTACAAAATATTGCTCCAGAAATTGAGGTTAGGTCTCGTCGTGTAGGTGGTGCTACTTATCAAGTTCCTGTTGAGGTTCGTGCTGAGCGTCGTCAGGCGCTATCTATTCGCTGGTTAATTTCAGCAGCCCGCAAGCGTAGCGAAACGACTATGGTTAATCGTCTTTCCTGTGAAATTATGGATGCTGCGAATGGTCGAGGTTCCGCCGTAAAAAAACGTGAAGATACACACAGAATGGCGGATGCGAACAAGGCCTTTTCACATTATCGTTGGTAA
- the fusA gene encoding elongation factor G has product MAREYDLSSYRNFGIMAHIDAGKTTMTERILYYTGKIHKMAEVHEGAATMDWMEQEQERGITITSAATTTFWESRDKVRRRYNIIDTPGHVDFTIEVERSLRVLDGAIALLDANAGVEPQTETVWRQANKYNVPRMIFINKMDKVGADFFHSVEMIDRRLGAKACILQLPIGAEEGFEGVIDLIEMKELIWQGENCGSGWDVQEVREELKSQAENYRSLLIETAVEADDSAIEAYLEGYELDKNHLRQLIRKGTIGIQFFPVMCGTAFKNKGVQPLLEAISDFLPSPLDVPEIPGIDAKTEEKTTRPPSDTVPCSMLAFKVMSDPFVGTLTFCRIYSGTIKAGSLLMNTTKGKKERIGRMLQMHSNERIDLKEAYAGDIVAIVGLKETTTGDTLCDPMSPVILERMEFPEPVISIAIEPKTQGDQEKMAIALSRLAAEDPSFCVRSDEESGQTIISGMGELHLDILVDRMKREFSVEANVGAPQVAYRETITREAEIDYTHKKQSGGSGQFARVKIVFEPNTENDEFKFISKIVGGNIPKEYIPGVEKGILSVMKNGPIAGFPMLGVKATLLDGAYHDVDSSVLAFEIAARGAFREGAQKAGARLLEPIMKVEVITPKDYIGDVIGDLSSRRGQVSGTETRGIDQVVNAMVPLANMFKYVDNLRSMSQGRAQYTMLFDHYAQVPQAIASTVVEKYIY; this is encoded by the coding sequence ATGGCACGTGAATATGATCTAAGCAGTTATCGCAATTTCGGTATTATGGCGCATATTGATGCAGGGAAAACGACCATGACCGAGCGTATTCTCTATTACACCGGTAAAATCCATAAGATGGCTGAAGTACACGAAGGGGCAGCTACCATGGATTGGATGGAGCAAGAACAAGAGCGTGGTATTACCATCACATCTGCAGCGACGACAACCTTCTGGGAAAGTCGTGACAAAGTGAGGCGTCGTTATAACATTATTGATACACCTGGTCATGTTGATTTTACTATCGAAGTAGAGCGTTCTTTGCGTGTACTTGATGGTGCTATTGCGCTTCTTGATGCGAATGCAGGTGTTGAACCTCAGACGGAAACGGTTTGGCGTCAGGCTAATAAATATAATGTTCCACGGATGATTTTCATTAATAAAATGGACAAGGTGGGTGCTGATTTTTTTCATTCAGTTGAAATGATTGATAGACGTCTGGGCGCAAAAGCTTGTATCCTTCAGTTGCCCATTGGAGCAGAAGAGGGATTTGAGGGCGTTATCGATCTGATAGAAATGAAGGAGCTCATTTGGCAAGGAGAGAATTGTGGTTCTGGCTGGGATGTTCAGGAGGTGCGCGAGGAACTGAAAAGTCAAGCTGAAAATTATCGGTCCTTACTCATTGAGACTGCTGTTGAGGCCGATGATTCTGCCATAGAAGCGTATCTCGAAGGTTATGAGCTTGATAAGAATCATTTGCGTCAATTGATCCGTAAAGGCACAATCGGTATTCAGTTCTTTCCTGTAATGTGTGGAACTGCTTTTAAAAATAAAGGTGTTCAACCTCTTCTTGAGGCAATCTCTGATTTCCTTCCCTCTCCTTTGGATGTTCCTGAAATTCCAGGAATTGATGCCAAAACAGAAGAGAAGACGACACGTCCACCTTCCGACACCGTCCCATGTTCTATGTTAGCGTTCAAGGTTATGAGTGACCCTTTTGTAGGAACATTGACGTTCTGTCGTATTTATTCCGGCACGATTAAAGCGGGTAGTTTGCTAATGAATACCACTAAGGGTAAAAAAGAGCGAATAGGCCGTATGTTACAGATGCATTCTAATGAGCGTATTGATCTTAAAGAGGCATACGCTGGTGATATCGTTGCGATTGTTGGTCTCAAGGAAACAACGACTGGTGATACCTTGTGTGATCCGATGAGTCCTGTTATTCTGGAAAGGATGGAATTTCCTGAACCAGTTATCTCTATTGCGATTGAACCTAAGACTCAGGGTGATCAAGAAAAGATGGCGATTGCTCTCAGTCGTTTGGCAGCTGAGGATCCTTCTTTCTGTGTGAGATCCGATGAGGAAAGTGGTCAGACCATTATTTCTGGAATGGGAGAGCTTCATCTTGATATTCTTGTTGACCGTATGAAGCGTGAATTTAGTGTTGAAGCGAATGTCGGTGCGCCTCAAGTCGCTTATCGTGAAACTATTACTCGTGAAGCTGAGATTGATTACACTCATAAAAAACAGTCTGGTGGATCTGGACAATTTGCCAGAGTTAAGATTGTCTTTGAGCCCAATACAGAGAATGATGAATTTAAATTCATCAGTAAAATCGTCGGTGGTAATATTCCTAAGGAGTATATCCCTGGTGTTGAGAAAGGTATTCTGTCGGTGATGAAAAACGGCCCTATTGCTGGATTTCCGATGCTTGGTGTAAAAGCAACATTACTTGATGGTGCCTATCATGATGTCGATTCCTCTGTTCTTGCATTTGAAATTGCGGCGCGTGGGGCTTTTCGTGAAGGTGCTCAAAAAGCTGGTGCGAGGTTGCTGGAGCCAATCATGAAAGTTGAGGTAATAACACCAAAAGATTATATAGGTGATGTAATTGGTGACTTATCTTCGCGTCGTGGCCAGGTTTCTGGGACTGAAACACGTGGTATTGATCAAGTTGTCAATGCAATGGTACCTTTGGCAAACATGTTTAAGTACGTTGATAATTTGCGCTCAATGAGTCAGGGGCGAGCACAATATACTATGCTATTTGATCATTACGCACAAGTACCTCAAGCGATTGCTAGTACAGTGGTAGAGAAATATATATATTAG